A single genomic interval of Schistocerca americana isolate TAMUIC-IGC-003095 chromosome 2, iqSchAmer2.1, whole genome shotgun sequence harbors:
- the LOC124595423 gene encoding zinc finger protein Xfin-like isoform X2, which produces MIALNGWTFTSSDGKVIEGSVDSVTHDGICGENDSTATETVKQSDECLSDISLPATSLADDGPVNLVPFYNENSPFKLSDVPLDMSILHDSGGVSERSVKPAKSAQPLYGGNNLNVPVMLQDKQRTAISGINERCDHSASAVSSDDFSGSETETDIEVNGSGRLFDSDYDIKIDIFDEYEDLEIEEGSRPLSPTRNEDSTNNLTVAENSSMECSSRCVLGAASSQNKVVKKECINDSLACVTEGLNNTFENEIMPCTSDKNCTLACTDTHSHKNNQSVFDDTNKVNDKCSEITASDHNVVEFSKTLTCSAEYNDSADLGNSVDCHKGNRTLQEVFVPLVETGSAEYRHGICGIAVTNMSTVDELSSLHRNSSPLCKISEKEELLENSKIYCGVESVCNPAPKMKIERLDPNSLTVCTSTSEIISNQIIRKDTVPVYRCAITCVTRSGGFFKAKVDPGPLKDATISKVAERRFFCESCGKGYKKKSHLERHLRAHTGERPFQCSYCTKRFAVRSILKQHVRIHTGEKPYCCSVCLQRFPQKSGLMTHMMLHTGKPFKCDLCEKSFVSNHKLLQHLKSHESQNIYSCSECKTKFFTEGALREHGKIHSEAKLERPAWQVDFLQKDF; this is translated from the coding sequence ATGATTGCTTTAAATGGTTGGACATTTACGAGCAGTGACGGAAAAGTGATTGAAGGTAGTGTAGATTCTGTAACTCACGACGGAATATGTGGTGAAAATGACTCCACGGCGACGGAAACGGTGAAACAATCCGATGAATGTCTATCAGACATTTCATTACCAGCGACATCCTTGGCTGATGACGGTCCAGTCAATTTAGTTCCTTTCTACAACGAAAACTCTCCTTTTAAATTATCAGATGTACCATTGGATATGAGCATTTTACATGACAGTGGTGGCGTTAGTGAAAGAAGTGTGAAGCCAGCAAAGAGTGCACAGCCACTGTATGGTGGAAATAATTTAAATGTACCCGTGATGCTTCAAGACAAACAAAGGACTGCTATAAGTGGTATAAATGAACGATGTGATCACTCAGCTTCTGCAGTCTCGAGTGATGATTTcagtggttctgaaactgaaacagATATAGAGGTTAATGGAAGTGGACGATTATTCGATAGTGACTATGATATCAAGATAGATATTTTTGATGAATATGAAGACCTAGAAATAGAAGAAGGTAGCAGACCTCTTAGCCCAACCAGAAATGAGGATAGTACCAACAATTTGACAGTTGCTGAAAATAGCAGTATGGAATGCAGTAGTAGATGCGTTTTAGGAGCGGCAAGTTCCCAGAATAAAGTGGTGAAGAAAGAATGCATAAATGACTCTTTAGCTTGTGTTACAGAAGGCCTGAATAatacttttgaaaatgaaattatgcCCTGTACAAGTGATAAAAATTGCACGTTGGCATGTACAGATACACATTCTCACAAAAATAATCAGTCTGTATTTGATGACACAAACAAAGTGAATGATAAATGCAGTGAGATTACAGCCTCAGATCACAATGTTGTGGAGTTTTCAAAAACACTTACCTGCAGTGCAGAGTACAATGATTCAGCTGATTTGGGTAACAGTGTGGACTGTCACAAGGGAAACCGTACTCTACAAGAGGTATTTGTACCTTTGGTAGAAACTGGCAGTGCAGAATACAGGCATGGTATCTGTGGTATTGCTGTAACAAACATGTCAACGGTTGATGAACTGAGCTCCCTGCACAGAAATTCAAGCCCCCTATGTAAAATATCTGAAAAGGAAGAACTCTTGGAAAACAGCAAAATTTATTGTGGGGTTGAATCTGTCTGTAACCCAGCACCTAAAATGAAAATTGAAAGACTTGATCCAAATAGTCTCACTGTTTGTACTTCTACTTCAGAAATTATTTCCAACCAAATAATCAGAAAAGACACTGTTCCAGTTTACAGGTGTGCAATTACATGTGTTACGCGCTCAGGTGGTTTCTTTAAAGCAAAAGTTGATCCAGGTCCTTTGAAAGATGCAACCATTAGTAAAGTAGCAGAAAGGCGTTTCTTTTGTGAATCTTGTGGTAAGGGTTATAAAAAGAAATCGCATCTCGAAAGGCATTTGCGAGCTCATACCGGAGAGCGCCCATTTCAGTGTTCGTACTGTACCAAACGATTTGCTGTAAGATCAATATTGAAACAGCATGTCCGCATCCATACAGGTGAGAAACCATACTGTTGTTCGGTTTGCCTACAGCGCTTTCCCCAAAAATCTGGCTTGATGACACATATGATGCTCCACACTGGGAAACCATTCAAATGTGATCTATGTGAGAAATCATTTGTGTCAAACCACAAGCTGTTGCAACATTTAAAATCACATGAAAGCCAAAATATTTATTCCTGCTCAGAGTGCAAAACAAAGTTTTTCACAGAAGGAGCATTGCGGGAACATGGGAAGATACACAGTGAAGCAAAGCTTGAGCGTCCTGCATGGCAAGTGGATTTTTTGCAAAAAGATTTCTGA
- the LOC124595423 gene encoding zinc finger protein 570-like isoform X1, which yields MEAAPHTDCGDSKMPLLKGTTANYICHICRQSHENLITLHRHHVSAHTSEELSFAMIALNGWTFTSSDGKVIEGSVDSVTHDGICGENDSTATETVKQSDECLSDISLPATSLADDGPVNLVPFYNENSPFKLSDVPLDMSILHDSGGVSERSVKPAKSAQPLYGGNNLNVPVMLQDKQRTAISGINERCDHSASAVSSDDFSGSETETDIEVNGSGRLFDSDYDIKIDIFDEYEDLEIEEGSRPLSPTRNEDSTNNLTVAENSSMECSSRCVLGAASSQNKVVKKECINDSLACVTEGLNNTFENEIMPCTSDKNCTLACTDTHSHKNNQSVFDDTNKVNDKCSEITASDHNVVEFSKTLTCSAEYNDSADLGNSVDCHKGNRTLQEVFVPLVETGSAEYRHGICGIAVTNMSTVDELSSLHRNSSPLCKISEKEELLENSKIYCGVESVCNPAPKMKIERLDPNSLTVCTSTSEIISNQIIRKDTVPVYRCAITCVTRSGGFFKAKVDPGPLKDATISKVAERRFFCESCGKGYKKKSHLERHLRAHTGERPFQCSYCTKRFAVRSILKQHVRIHTGEKPYCCSVCLQRFPQKSGLMTHMMLHTGKPFKCDLCEKSFVSNHKLLQHLKSHESQNIYSCSECKTKFFTEGALREHGKIHSEAKLERPAWQVDFLQKDF from the exons ATGGAGGCGGCCCCTCACACGGACTGTGGAGATAGTAAG ATGCCTCTATTGAAAGGAACGACAGCAAATTATATTTGTCATATTTGTCGGCAATCTCATGAAAATCTCATAACTCTTCACAGGCACCATGTGTCTGCCCATACCTCAGAGGAACTTTCCTTCGCCATGATTGCTTTAAATGGTTGGACATTTACGAGCAGTGACGGAAAAGTGATTGAAGGTAGTGTAGATTCTGTAACTCACGACGGAATATGTGGTGAAAATGACTCCACGGCGACGGAAACGGTGAAACAATCCGATGAATGTCTATCAGACATTTCATTACCAGCGACATCCTTGGCTGATGACGGTCCAGTCAATTTAGTTCCTTTCTACAACGAAAACTCTCCTTTTAAATTATCAGATGTACCATTGGATATGAGCATTTTACATGACAGTGGTGGCGTTAGTGAAAGAAGTGTGAAGCCAGCAAAGAGTGCACAGCCACTGTATGGTGGAAATAATTTAAATGTACCCGTGATGCTTCAAGACAAACAAAGGACTGCTATAAGTGGTATAAATGAACGATGTGATCACTCAGCTTCTGCAGTCTCGAGTGATGATTTcagtggttctgaaactgaaacagATATAGAGGTTAATGGAAGTGGACGATTATTCGATAGTGACTATGATATCAAGATAGATATTTTTGATGAATATGAAGACCTAGAAATAGAAGAAGGTAGCAGACCTCTTAGCCCAACCAGAAATGAGGATAGTACCAACAATTTGACAGTTGCTGAAAATAGCAGTATGGAATGCAGTAGTAGATGCGTTTTAGGAGCGGCAAGTTCCCAGAATAAAGTGGTGAAGAAAGAATGCATAAATGACTCTTTAGCTTGTGTTACAGAAGGCCTGAATAatacttttgaaaatgaaattatgcCCTGTACAAGTGATAAAAATTGCACGTTGGCATGTACAGATACACATTCTCACAAAAATAATCAGTCTGTATTTGATGACACAAACAAAGTGAATGATAAATGCAGTGAGATTACAGCCTCAGATCACAATGTTGTGGAGTTTTCAAAAACACTTACCTGCAGTGCAGAGTACAATGATTCAGCTGATTTGGGTAACAGTGTGGACTGTCACAAGGGAAACCGTACTCTACAAGAGGTATTTGTACCTTTGGTAGAAACTGGCAGTGCAGAATACAGGCATGGTATCTGTGGTATTGCTGTAACAAACATGTCAACGGTTGATGAACTGAGCTCCCTGCACAGAAATTCAAGCCCCCTATGTAAAATATCTGAAAAGGAAGAACTCTTGGAAAACAGCAAAATTTATTGTGGGGTTGAATCTGTCTGTAACCCAGCACCTAAAATGAAAATTGAAAGACTTGATCCAAATAGTCTCACTGTTTGTACTTCTACTTCAGAAATTATTTCCAACCAAATAATCAGAAAAGACACTGTTCCAGTTTACAGGTGTGCAATTACATGTGTTACGCGCTCAGGTGGTTTCTTTAAAGCAAAAGTTGATCCAGGTCCTTTGAAAGATGCAACCATTAGTAAAGTAGCAGAAAGGCGTTTCTTTTGTGAATCTTGTGGTAAGGGTTATAAAAAGAAATCGCATCTCGAAAGGCATTTGCGAGCTCATACCGGAGAGCGCCCATTTCAGTGTTCGTACTGTACCAAACGATTTGCTGTAAGATCAATATTGAAACAGCATGTCCGCATCCATACAGGTGAGAAACCATACTGTTGTTCGGTTTGCCTACAGCGCTTTCCCCAAAAATCTGGCTTGATGACACATATGATGCTCCACACTGGGAAACCATTCAAATGTGATCTATGTGAGAAATCATTTGTGTCAAACCACAAGCTGTTGCAACATTTAAAATCACATGAAAGCCAAAATATTTATTCCTGCTCAGAGTGCAAAACAAAGTTTTTCACAGAAGGAGCATTGCGGGAACATGGGAAGATACACAGTGAAGCAAAGCTTGAGCGTCCTGCATGGCAAGTGGATTTTTTGCAAAAAGATTTCTGA